The DNA region CATCATAGACTTCATCAAATTTTTCATAAATATCTGATAAAGGAAATGCTTTTTCTTTCCGGCTTTCCATTGATTTAACATTGACAACACCTTCGGCTAATTCTGTTTCACCCAATGTCAATGCTAATTTGGCATTTAGCTTAGCTGCTGTTTTAAATTGTGCTTTTGCTTTACGATCCATAAAATCACGATCTGCTGAAAAACCAAAATTGCGGATCGCTTGAACTAATTTTAGTGTTTCGACATTCGTTTGTTCTCCGATGCCGACAACATAAGCATCGATTTCATTGATCACAGGAACAACTACCTGCTCTGCTTCCATTGTGATCAATACACGTTCGATTCCTAAAGCAAAACCAAAACCTGGTGTTGCAGGTCCGCCTAAATCCTCTACTAATCCGTCATAACGTCCACCCGCACAAATTGTCGATTGGGCGCCCATTCCTGGTGCTTCACTCATGATTTCAAAAATCGTGTTGGTGTAATAATCAAGTCCCCGAACCATATTACTATCAACTTCAAAAGGAATATTCAATTCCGTTAACATCGTTTTAACTGTTTCAAAATGTTGTTTAGACGATTCACTCAGATAATCTAAAATCGACGGCGCCTCTGCAACGATCACTTTATCTTTCTTATCTTTACTATCAAGGACACGCAGCGGATTTTCATGTAGGCGGCGTTTTGAATCTTCACTTAGTTCAGCAGACTTAGGTTCTAAATAATCGATCAACGCCTGACGGTACGCTGCTCTGGTTTCCTTATCGCCTAATGAATTGATTACTAATTTGATTTGTTGAATCCCTAATTGCTTGAAAAAGTCTAATGCCATCGCCATACTTTCTACATCTACAGCTGGGTTCTCACTGCCAAATGCTTCAGCCCCGATTTGGTGAAATTGTCTTAAGCGACCTGCCTGCGGACGCTCATAGCGAAACATCGGTCCCATATAATAGGTCTTATAAGGCTTAGAAAACTCAGGACCAAATAGTTTATTTTCCACGAACGACCGAACGATCGGTGCAGTTCCTTCTGGACGCAATGTAATGTGACGTTCCCCTTTATCGTAAAAATCATACATTTCCTTGGAAACGATATCTGTCGTATCTCCCACACTACGAGAAATCACTTCATAATGTTCAAAGATCGGCGTGCGGATTTCTTCATATTGATAATCACGAAAAATCAAGCGTGCTGTTTCTTCAACGAACTGCCACTTCTCGGAAGTTCCTGGTAATAGATCATTCGTTCCTTTTGGTTTTTGATAACTCATTCTTTCATCTCCAATTTATTATTCATCTTTTACCTCTAATGGTAAATGTGTGCTGCTGTAAAAAAGTTTACGCTAACGATCTCTTTTGAATCTTTACTAGAATACCCAGTGATACTTTATTGTTTTTACATTTTAGAAAATCTTGATCGTTCTATTTAGGTATTACTCAGTGAGCTTAACATGCTTGTCTTATCGTTATTCGTCGTCTATTTGATTGGAACCAGTTGCACACTTTCAATTCTTAACGCTTTAACTATTTATTGTTTATCAACTGCTCTGGCAGAGCCAATCGTAAACCTTCAATTCTTAGTACTTTAGTCCTTTGTACTTTATCAAAGCTAGTATGCTTAAGCGTGATTCCTAGTATGGACACTTCGCTCACTTTGTTCGCCAAGTATTGTTCATCATCTACTCTGGCGGAGACGATTGTGGGCCTTCAATTCTTAGTACTTTAGTCCTTTGTGCTTGATCAAAGCTAGTATGCTTAAGTGTGATTCCTAGTATGGACACTTCGCTCACTTTGTTCGCCAAGTATTGTTCATCATCTACTCTGGCGGAGCCAATCGTAGTGATGAACAACAAAAACTCGCCCTTGTATATATACAAGGGCGAGTGAATAGACACACGCGGTACCACCTAAGTTCGAAAGATTGCTCTTTCCTCTAACGATTAACGCTCGCGACGGAACGGCTTTTCTTCCGTTCTTCTCTAGAATGTCTTTCAATTTCGCTGATGAAGCTGCTTTCAGCCTAGGCAACTTTCTCTTATACAGTCAGAATGAAATTTACTCGTTCTTTCATCGAATTTTGATATTACATATAAACTACTAAAATTCTCTACTAAAGTCAAGGGGATTCAGTAAAAAATAGCCCGCTCATTTCACAAAGTCTATTTGTCGTTTGTATCAATAATAATAGTCACAGGTCCGTCATTGGTCAGTGTTACTTTCATATCTGCACCAAACTCTCCTGTTTCAGTCGGAATGCCGATTTCTTTCAGCTGTTTATTGAACATCTCATATAAAGAAATCGCTGTTTCAGGTCGAGCCGCTTCGATGAAACTTGGACGGTTGCCTTTTTTTGTATCTGCATACAATGTAAATTGTGAAATACTTAAAATACTGCCACCAATCTCCTGCAAACTAAGATTCATCTTACCTTGATCGTCTTCAAATACACGTAATTTGCTGATTTTCCGAACAAGATAGTCTACATCTTCTTTCGTATCCTTTGCATGAATCCCTAGTAAAATCATAAACCCTTGATCGATTTTACCAACAACCTTGCCTTCTATTTGCACCTGCGCCTCTGTTACTCGCTGAATGACTGCTTTCATCTGCTCGCCTCCTAGCCATTGGTTCGACGGACGTTGTACACATCCGGTATATTTTTGATTTTATCAACGATCGTTTTTAAATGAGACAAGTTTTGGATTTTAACTGTCACATGAATCATCGCCATTTTATTTTTGGTTGGTTTTGCCTCAACGCTAACAAGATTTTTAGTCATCGAACTGATTACCTGTAACACATCATTCAGTAACCCGCTGCGGTTGTACCCGTATATTTCTAAATCGGCATCATATTCTTTATTTAGATTTTCAGTATCTTCCCATTCTACTTCAATCAAACGTTGTGCCAATTCTTCTTGATGCTGTACGTTTGGACAGTCTGCACGATGGATAGAAACCCCACGACCTTTGGTAATATAGCCAACGATCTCATCTCCTGGAACGGGATTACAACAGCGGCTGATCCTAATCAACAGATTTTCTACCCCTTGGATCACGATGCCGCCTTCATGACGGACTTTCATTTTATCTGATTCTTTTTTGACAGGCTGGGTCATCAATTCTTCTGCTTCTTGCTTTTGGCGCTCCATTTCCTGCTCTTTACGTTCTTTTTCTGTTAGTCGGTTGAAAACGACTTGAGCACTGATTTCTCCATAGCCGACAGCAGCATATAAATCATCTTCTGTTTGAAAGTTAAAACGCTCCAAGGCTTCAGCCAGCTTCGTCTTACTCAAAAATTCTTTTGGAGCAAAGCCATGCTCTGTCAAATATTTACTAATCGCATCATGTCCTTTGATGATATTGACTTCTCTGTCTTGGACCTTGAAAAATCGTTTGATTTTATTTCGCGCCTTACTTGTCGCTACCATTTTGAGCCAGTCACGGCTTGGTCCAAATGAATTTGGCGAGGTCAAAACTTCAATGATGTCACCGTTTTTCAAGGTATAGTCCAGCTGAACCATTTTGCCATTGACCTTAGCACCTGTCGTTTTATTTCCGATTTCGGTATGTACGCTGTACGCAAAATCAAGCGGTCCTGAGCCTTTTGGCAGCTCTGTCACTTCTCCGGTCGGTGTAAATACATAGACCTTGTCACTGAAAATATCTCCTTTGACACTTTCCATAAACTCAGATGCATCATAGCTTTCATCTTGAAGTTCCAATATTTCACGGAACCAGCTCAATTGTTTTGAATCAGAATCTTCATCAACTTTTTCAGTTTTTCCTTCTTTATAAGCCCAGTGAGCAGCAACCCCGAATTCAGCGATTTGATGCATTTCGTGTGTTCTGATCTGCACCTCGACTGGATTACCTTTAGGTCCGATCACTGTTGTATGGATCGATTGATACATATTCGCTTTCGGCATAGCAATATAATCTTTAAAACGTCCCGGCATCGGTGTCCATTTGGTATGGATCGCTCCTAAAACAGCATAACAATCCTTGATTGAATCCACGATCACACGAATCGCCAATAGATCATAAATCTCATTAAATTGTTTCTTTTGATCTTTCATTTTGCGATAGATCGAATAAATGTGCTTTGGACGTCCATAAATTTCTGCGTAAATATCTAGATCCTCAGTAGCAAGACGAATATCTTCAACTGCCTCTTCAACATAAGCTTCCCGTTCTTCACGCTTGCTTTGCATCAAGTTGACGATTCGATAATATTGATTTGGATTGATATAACGTAACGCAGTATCTTCTAATTCCCATTTGATCCTGCTGATCCCTAAGCGGTGAGCAAGTGGTGCATAGATTTCAATCGTTTCCTGAGCGATCCGACGCTGCTTATCTTCTCTTAAATGTTTAAGTGTCCGCATGTTATGCAAGCGGTCAGCTAATTTCACCATGATCACGCGTAGATCCTGAGCCATCGCCAAAAGCATCTTTCGATGGTTTTCAGCTAATTGTTCTTCGTGAGATTTGTATTTTATTTTCCCAAGTTTCGTCACGCCGTCGACTAACATCGCTACATCTGCACCGAATTCATCTTGTAAATCTTCTAGTGTTACGTCTGTATCTTCCACAACATCATGTAAAAAACCAGTAGCAACTGTATGTGGGTCCATTCTAAGTTCAGCTAAAATACCTGCAACCTGAATTGGATGGATAAAGTAAGGTTCACCAGATTGCCTTACTTGACCTTCGTGCGCTTTTTCTGCATAGTCATGTGCTTTTTGCACAAACGCGACATGCTTTGGCGCCATATATTTTGATACAAGTTTGATGACTCCTGGTCCTGTCATAATTTCTTCTTTTGGCATGATTCTCACTCCTTGGGCTCTTACAGCCGTCTATTCCAGTACTTTATTTATGTAAATGACTAGCGATTAAAAAAAGAAAAGTACCACTTGAAACAGTAGCACTTCCAACACTTATTATTATACTAAAATTCTCTAAATTTTCAATTCCTCATATTCTAATCCCACTTAGAGATCAGCGGTAAAATCTCTCGACCATTACTAAGACCTATTCGAGAAGCTCCTGCTTGGAACAATAACTCCATTTCCAGCAATGTTGGTGCCTTTACATTAACTTGAAATACTCTTTGACTTTTGACTCCTGATCTGAAAATACTCATATCGTATAAAGCCTCTTTCATAGATAAATCCAGCCCAATAGACATAAATTTTACATCCTCCATTTTAGCAAGATCTATCGTCAATTGTTGTTTCTGGTACTCATTCAACTGACTGCTATCGATAAAAAAGCCTAAACCATCATGTCCAAATGCTAAAGGAGCCAATGTTTGGTAGCTTTGATGTCCGCCAAAAGTCAGTTGATCAGGTGTCATCGCCACAAAAACTTCGGAAGCACCTTCTCGATAAAGCTTTCCAGTTTCAAATGCCTTTTTAGCTAATGTTCCTCCGCCTAAAGGAAAATCAGTAAAACTTCCGATCCGAATCCTTGTTCCTGTCAATAACTGCTTTGCGCGAGCAACATTGCATGGTAAGACAAATATCGAATGAATCGAAAAATCTTTTAGAAAAAGAAGTTCATCTGTTAGTTGCTGATCCGTAAGTGCAGGGTCAAGCAACATGATTGATAGTTTTTCCAGTTCTAACTCCATAAATACCCCCTCAGACCTTACACTAATTCAAATTGATAACTGATTACACTCAAAGCATATAAAGGTGCTGTTTCTGCACGTAAAATCCGCGGACCCAATCCGCATAAGATTCCGCCATTTTTTTCAAACGCTTCGATTTCTTCCGGAGCAAAACCGCCTTCCGGCCCGAAAACAAGCAAAATCGAATCCCCGATTTTCGTTTCAGCCAATGCTTGAGCGAAACGACTTTTTTCCCCTGTCTTTGCGGATTCTTCATAGGCGATCAAAATCTTATCATAGGCAGAAAAAGAGTCGATCAATTCTAGCTTATTTTCTAATAATACAATATCCGGCGCAAACTGGCGATGAGATTGCTCGGCAGCTTCTGTTGCGATCTTTTTAAATCGTTCAGCTTTTTTGACTAATTTTTTATGATCCCATTTGACAACAGAGTTTTTTGCGGGAAACGCTACGAATTTATGAACACCCAATTCTGTCGTCTTTTGGATAACCAGATCTAATTTATCTCCTTTAGGAAAACCACAAGCAATCGTCACATTGACAGGTAATTCTTTTTCACCTTGCTCTTTACTGATTTCTTTTAAACGAACAGCCTCTTCCGTCACCTCTGTAATTTCTGCAATAAGTGCAATTCGATCACTGAATACAAGATAAACTTGCTGTGTCGGCTCCATACGCATCACTCGGATCATATGATGATAATTTTCCCCAGTGATTTCATAGTGTTCTCTTACTTCATAAGGCTCTGTCATGAAATAACGCTGCATCTTATTCTTCCTCTGTTTTCTTTAAAATAATCGCATACCAGTCACCTTGTTGGAATATCTGATCCACTAGAAAACCGACAGCTGTCATTCGTTCGATCACCATCGCTTTTTTATCTTGAATGATTCCTGAAACAATCAATGTTCCGTCATTTTTCAATAAACGAAAAGCATCTTCCACCATTAAAACAATAATATCCGCTAAAATATTTGCAACGATCACGTCTGCTTCGATCGTTACATTATTGAGTAAATCATTCGCTGAGACGTAGACATCATCAGCAACTGGATTAAGCGCCATATTTTCTTTAGCTGCAGTCACTGCAACATCATCTAAGTCAAATGCATGGACTTCTTTTGCGCCTAAATACTTACTAGCAATACTTAATACTCCAGAGCCTGTCCCTACATCAAGCACTGTCTCTCCACCACGCAAAACTGTTTCCAATGCTTGCAAAGTCAAACGAGTGGTTGGATGGGTCCCTGTTCCAAAAGCCATTCCAGGATCTAACGTGATGATCTTTTCTGCAGTATCTGTTGTCTCGTATTTTTCCCAACTTGGGACGATTGTTAGAAAACGAGTCACACGTACAGGATGATAATATTTTTTCCACGCTGTAGCCCAGTCGCTTTCTGCTACCTCGCTGATCAGCATTTCATTCTTGCCGATACTCAAGCCAAATTCTGGTAAGCGTGCGATACTTTCTTTGATAAAGGGCAAAATTTCTGGTAAAAAAGTTGTTTCAGGAAAGTAAGCCATTACTAAAGCACCCTCTTTGATATGCGTAAACTGTTCTTTATCTAAGAGTTCACCATACAAATCGCTTTGAAAGTTTTCAACATCCAATGCATCTTCGATCGCTACGCCGCTTGCACCAGCTTCCATCATGATATTTGAGATTGCCTCTACTGCTTCACTAGCTGTTTCTACTTTTACTTCCGTCCATTTCATAAACACACCTCTTTAATAGCTTGGATAAGCGATATATGTATCGCCATCAGCTGTTTGATAGTTTTGTACTGCTTCATTAAATGCTGTCTCAGACCATTTCAATTCAAAAATCTCTTGTTCTTCATCTGTCAAAAAATCTAATAAGTCACTTTGACCTTCGTTTAAGACTTCATTTAAGTAATCAACAAGACCATCTAAAATAGATTGCTTGATTCCTTTTTTTCCTTCATATGGAATCACAGCTAGATAATCTTCTTCATCCACTACGCTCTTTTCAGGATTAAATAATAAAATACCATCTTCAAATTCAATGATCTCCTCTTCTGACAAGGTTCCTGAAGCATCATCGATTTGTTCATGTGCACTATTTTCAGCAAATAAACGAAAAACGACTTCGATTGAATGATTTTTAGTATTCCAATCAAGAGCTACATCATATTCTGTGATTTTCTTTGTTAATTGTTGATCCAAATAAGTCAATATTGTTGGTTTTTTCATTCTATTTCTTCCTTCCAGCCAAACGTTTTTTGATCGATATCACTTCTTTTTTGTTTAGAGATATAAGGATTTCCAGAAACTACATATCTCAAAGGTAATTCTGTCCAAATTCCTTTATTGGGAATGCCTATTCTAGGAAGGGCCATAATTTTTTTCGGCTGTTTTCTTTTTTCAGGAACGATCCGAAGTGTACTGTCAAAGATCGATTGTCCATATGAATCTTTGGTAATACCTAAGGCACTGACTAATTTTCCTGGACCATTTGATAGCTCTGCACCTTTTCTACCATTACGATTCGCTTCCATTAGTTCAAGCCCTTCGACAGGTTCGATCGCCCGGATCATGACTCCTTGCGGTATGCCTTTATCTTTTGTGACCATATTCAAGATCAAATGGGTGTGCATCGTATATAAATAGATTGTTCCTGGTTTCTCATACATCGCCCTTAATCTAGGTGTTTTTCGTAGCCCAAAGCTGTGGGCTGCTTCGTCATCAGGCCCCAAATAAGCCTCTGTATCCACAATATAGCCGGCTAGTGTACCTGCTTCTGTTTTATGCTCTAAATACATGCCCAATAAAAACTGAGCGATCTCTTCTGTTGTTTTTGTATTAAAAAAATGGATCGTTTCATTCATTATTTTTCACCACTTTCTATCATACACGAAATAGCTGTCATTATCCATTGAACAACGAACAATTCGTGTGATAAATCAATAATTTCTCTCTATAAATCATCTGAATTCCAGCCGATAACAAACATACGTTCTTTATGGTATAATAGTAATCATAGAACAAAAAAGGAGGTTCAACGATGCAGCAGCCTTTAGCTTATCGTATGCGTCCGCGCAACTTAGATGAAGTTGTAGGACAAGAACATCTTGTCGGTCCTGGAAAAATCATTCGTAGAATGGTTGAAGCAAAAATGCTATCATCAATGATTTTGTATGGTCCTCCTGGAACCGGAAAAACAAGTATCGCTAGTGCTATCGCCGGCTCTACAAACTATGCCTTTCGCATGTTGAATGCCGCAACAGATACAAAAAAAGACTTACAGATCGTCGCAGAAGAAGCAAAAATGAGCGGCACTGTGATTTTACTTTTAGATGAAGTACATCGCTTAGATAAAACAAAACAAGATTTCTTATTGCCCCATTTAGAAAACGGTCGTATCATCATGATCGGCGCAACAACTGAAAATCCTTATATTACGATCAATCCGGCGATCAGAAGCAGAACACAAATTTTTGAAGTCAAGCCTTTAAACGAAACAGATATTCAAAAGGCAATCAACGATGCTTTAACTGATAAAGAGCGCGGTTTAGGAGATTATCCTGTGCTGTTAGAAGACAAAGCCCTTCAGCATCTATCTCGTGCTACTAACGGCGA from Enterococcus sp. 9D6_DIV0238 includes:
- the hisS gene encoding histidine--tRNA ligase codes for the protein MSYQKPKGTNDLLPGTSEKWQFVEETARLIFRDYQYEEIRTPIFEHYEVISRSVGDTTDIVSKEMYDFYDKGERHITLRPEGTAPIVRSFVENKLFGPEFSKPYKTYYMGPMFRYERPQAGRLRQFHQIGAEAFGSENPAVDVESMAMALDFFKQLGIQQIKLVINSLGDKETRAAYRQALIDYLEPKSAELSEDSKRRLHENPLRVLDSKDKKDKVIVAEAPSILDYLSESSKQHFETVKTMLTELNIPFEVDSNMVRGLDYYTNTIFEIMSEAPGMGAQSTICAGGRYDGLVEDLGGPATPGFGFALGIERVLITMEAEQVVVPVINEIDAYVVGIGEQTNVETLKLVQAIRNFGFSADRDFMDRKAKAQFKTAAKLNAKLALTLGETELAEGVVNVKSMESRKEKAFPLSDIYEKFDEVYDEMMTKMFDE
- the dtd gene encoding D-aminoacyl-tRNA deacylase, which encodes MKAVIQRVTEAQVQIEGKVVGKIDQGFMILLGIHAKDTKEDVDYLVRKISKLRVFEDDQGKMNLSLQEIGGSILSISQFTLYADTKKGNRPSFIEAARPETAISLYEMFNKQLKEIGIPTETGEFGADMKVTLTNDGPVTIIIDTNDK
- a CDS encoding RelA/SpoT family protein, giving the protein MPKEEIMTGPGVIKLVSKYMAPKHVAFVQKAHDYAEKAHEGQVRQSGEPYFIHPIQVAGILAELRMDPHTVATGFLHDVVEDTDVTLEDLQDEFGADVAMLVDGVTKLGKIKYKSHEEQLAENHRKMLLAMAQDLRVIMVKLADRLHNMRTLKHLREDKQRRIAQETIEIYAPLAHRLGISRIKWELEDTALRYINPNQYYRIVNLMQSKREEREAYVEEAVEDIRLATEDLDIYAEIYGRPKHIYSIYRKMKDQKKQFNEIYDLLAIRVIVDSIKDCYAVLGAIHTKWTPMPGRFKDYIAMPKANMYQSIHTTVIGPKGNPVEVQIRTHEMHQIAEFGVAAHWAYKEGKTEKVDEDSDSKQLSWFREILELQDESYDASEFMESVKGDIFSDKVYVFTPTGEVTELPKGSGPLDFAYSVHTEIGNKTTGAKVNGKMVQLDYTLKNGDIIEVLTSPNSFGPSRDWLKMVATSKARNKIKRFFKVQDREVNIIKGHDAISKYLTEHGFAPKEFLSKTKLAEALERFNFQTEDDLYAAVGYGEISAQVVFNRLTEKERKEQEMERQKQEAEELMTQPVKKESDKMKVRHEGGIVIQGVENLLIRISRCCNPVPGDEIVGYITKGRGVSIHRADCPNVQHQEELAQRLIEVEWEDTENLNKEYDADLEIYGYNRSGLLNDVLQVISSMTKNLVSVEAKPTKNKMAMIHVTVKIQNLSHLKTIVDKIKNIPDVYNVRRTNG
- a CDS encoding deoxyribose-phosphate aldolase — translated: MELELEKLSIMLLDPALTDQQLTDELLFLKDFSIHSIFVLPCNVARAKQLLTGTRIRIGSFTDFPLGGGTLAKKAFETGKLYREGASEVFVAMTPDQLTFGGHQSYQTLAPLAFGHDGLGFFIDSSQLNEYQKQQLTIDLAKMEDVKFMSIGLDLSMKEALYDMSIFRSGVKSQRVFQVNVKAPTLLEMELLFQAGASRIGLSNGREILPLISKWD
- a CDS encoding 16S rRNA (uracil(1498)-N(3))-methyltransferase; amino-acid sequence: MQRYFMTEPYEVREHYEITGENYHHMIRVMRMEPTQQVYLVFSDRIALIAEITEVTEEAVRLKEISKEQGEKELPVNVTIACGFPKGDKLDLVIQKTTELGVHKFVAFPAKNSVVKWDHKKLVKKAERFKKIATEAAEQSHRQFAPDIVLLENKLELIDSFSAYDKILIAYEESAKTGEKSRFAQALAETKIGDSILLVFGPEGGFAPEEIEAFEKNGGILCGLGPRILRAETAPLYALSVISYQFELV
- the prmA gene encoding 50S ribosomal protein L11 methyltransferase encodes the protein MKWTEVKVETASEAVEAISNIMMEAGASGVAIEDALDVENFQSDLYGELLDKEQFTHIKEGALVMAYFPETTFLPEILPFIKESIARLPEFGLSIGKNEMLISEVAESDWATAWKKYYHPVRVTRFLTIVPSWEKYETTDTAEKIITLDPGMAFGTGTHPTTRLTLQALETVLRGGETVLDVGTGSGVLSIASKYLGAKEVHAFDLDDVAVTAAKENMALNPVADDVYVSANDLLNNVTIEADVIVANILADIIVLMVEDAFRLLKNDGTLIVSGIIQDKKAMVIERMTAVGFLVDQIFQQGDWYAIILKKTEEE
- a CDS encoding DUF3013 family protein → MKKPTILTYLDQQLTKKITEYDVALDWNTKNHSIEVVFRLFAENSAHEQIDDASGTLSEEEIIEFEDGILLFNPEKSVVDEEDYLAVIPYEGKKGIKQSILDGLVDYLNEVLNEGQSDLLDFLTDEEQEIFELKWSETAFNEAVQNYQTADGDTYIAYPSY